The following coding sequences are from one Bradyrhizobium sp. 200 window:
- the cbiE gene encoding precorrin-6y C5,15-methyltransferase (decarboxylating) subunit CbiE has product MADPWLTIIGIGEDGLAGLSEASRKAIARAETVFGGERHLALAEVGNRGRPWPVPFDADIVLSRRGRPTAVLASGDPFWHGFGGSLAEKLEAGEWVVHSAPSTFSLAAARLGWRLESVVCLGLHAAPFERLVPHLAQGARIICLVRDGKAGGDLAKWLTERGWGGSLIWSLAALGGPGERIRQHRADSYSAEPRDNLVALALEARGSQGIARSSGLPDDLFVHDGQITKRPVRALALSALSPRPGERLWDIGAGSGSISVEWALAGGTAIAVEAREERAANIRRNVAAFGLTHRITVVEGTAPDALAGLKAPGAVFVGGGLNATLFDPVWLCLEAGTRLVAHAVTLETEAFLADLHQRHGGELMRIEIAHAAPLGRYRSWESVRPVVQWSAVK; this is encoded by the coding sequence ATGGCTGATCCCTGGTTGACCATTATTGGCATCGGCGAAGATGGCCTTGCCGGCCTCTCCGAGGCAAGCCGAAAGGCGATTGCCCGGGCGGAAACTGTCTTTGGCGGCGAACGCCATCTCGCGCTCGCGGAGGTTGGCAACCGCGGCCGTCCGTGGCCGGTACCGTTCGATGCGGACATTGTGCTGAGCCGGCGCGGCCGCCCGACGGCGGTGCTTGCCTCGGGCGATCCGTTCTGGCATGGCTTCGGCGGAAGCCTTGCTGAGAAGCTCGAGGCAGGCGAGTGGGTTGTCCACTCCGCGCCTTCGACCTTCTCGCTCGCCGCGGCGCGATTGGGCTGGCGCCTCGAATCTGTCGTCTGTCTCGGGCTCCACGCCGCGCCTTTCGAGCGCTTGGTCCCGCATCTGGCGCAGGGCGCGCGGATCATTTGCCTGGTGCGCGACGGCAAGGCAGGCGGCGATCTCGCAAAATGGCTCACGGAACGTGGCTGGGGCGGGTCGTTGATCTGGAGCCTTGCGGCCCTTGGTGGCCCCGGCGAACGCATCAGACAACATCGTGCCGACAGCTACTCGGCCGAGCCTCGCGACAATCTCGTCGCGCTGGCGCTGGAGGCGAGGGGATCGCAGGGCATCGCGCGCAGCTCGGGTCTTCCGGACGATCTCTTTGTGCATGACGGCCAGATCACCAAGCGGCCGGTGCGCGCGCTGGCGCTGTCAGCCCTTTCGCCGCGGCCCGGCGAAAGATTGTGGGATATTGGCGCGGGCTCAGGCTCGATCTCCGTTGAATGGGCTTTGGCGGGGGGGACGGCCATTGCGGTTGAGGCTCGCGAGGAACGCGCTGCGAACATCCGCCGCAATGTTGCGGCGTTCGGTCTGACACATCGGATCACCGTCGTTGAAGGAACCGCGCCCGATGCTCTCGCGGGCCTGAAGGCGCCCGGTGCCGTATTCGTCGGCGGGGGGCTCAATGCCACGTTGTTCGATCCCGTCTGGCTGTGTCTTGAAGCGGGCACGCGATTGGTCGCACATGCCGTGACGCTAGAAACGGAGGCGTTTCTCGCGGACCTGCATCAGCGCCACGGTGGGGAATTGATGCGGATCGAGATCGCTCATGCCGCCCCGCTGGGCCGGTACCGATCCTGGGAGTCGGTGCGGCCGGTCGTGCAATGGAGTGCGGTCAAATGA
- a CDS encoding cobalt-precorrin-6A reductase translates to MMRALILGGTADANLLAESIARAGLDAIYSYGGRTRAPANQPLPTRIGGFGGVSGLAEHICREGITHVVDATHPFAAEMSRNAVAACVETGTPLMALERAPWARTPGDNWIEVANIASAVAALPESRTRVFLAIGRQHIAPFASRPQHAYTLRFVDAPEDALPFDADVIVSRGPFTLNGELEMMRARRIEWIVARNSGGDGARAKIDAARALGLPVIMLSRPALPDRLRVESVAEVMQWLGHRTCLGA, encoded by the coding sequence ATGATGCGCGCCCTCATTCTGGGCGGAACGGCCGACGCCAATCTGCTTGCAGAGAGCATCGCGCGCGCAGGACTCGACGCGATCTATTCCTACGGCGGGCGCACCCGTGCGCCCGCCAACCAGCCGCTGCCGACTCGTATCGGCGGCTTCGGCGGCGTGAGCGGTCTTGCCGAACACATTTGTCGGGAAGGCATCACGCATGTGGTTGACGCAACGCATCCCTTCGCGGCCGAGATGAGCCGCAACGCGGTTGCGGCGTGCGTGGAAACCGGCACGCCGCTGATGGCTCTGGAACGCGCCCCCTGGGCCAGAACGCCCGGCGACAACTGGATCGAGGTGGCCAATATCGCCTCCGCTGTTGCGGCCTTGCCGGAAAGCCGCACCCGGGTGTTTCTTGCGATCGGCCGGCAGCATATCGCGCCCTTCGCCAGCAGGCCGCAGCACGCCTACACGCTGAGATTCGTCGACGCGCCCGAGGACGCCTTGCCATTCGATGCCGACGTCATCGTGTCGCGCGGCCCGTTCACGCTCAATGGTGAACTGGAGATGATGCGCGCGCGTCGCATCGAATGGATTGTCGCCCGCAATTCCGGCGGAGACGGCGCGCGCGCCAAGATTGACGCTGCGCGCGCGCTGGGTCTTCCCGTGATCATGCTGTCGCGACCAGCACTTCCGGACCGGTTGCGGGTGGAAAGCGTCGCCGAGGTCATGCAATGGCTCGGTCATCGTACCTGCCTCGGTGCATAG
- the cobJ gene encoding precorrin-3B C(17)-methyltransferase — MTGTLTIAGLGPGDDALVTPEVSAALAAATDIVGYAPYVARVAPREGLTLHPSDNRVELQRANEALRLASEGHQVVVVSSGDPGVFAMASTVFEALEDRPQWQGLPIRVLPGVTAMLAAAARAGAPLGHDFCVINLSDNLKPWPVIEKRLRLAAEADFAIAMYNPRSANRPEGFGHALDVLSEAGCGERIVIFARAVSTPDERIEALRLCEAKPEMADMRTLVIVSNSTTRRIGRWVYAPRQVR; from the coding sequence ATGACGGGCACGCTGACCATCGCGGGACTTGGGCCGGGCGACGACGCACTGGTCACGCCGGAAGTCTCCGCCGCACTCGCGGCCGCGACCGACATCGTGGGCTATGCGCCCTATGTTGCGCGCGTGGCTCCGCGCGAAGGCCTCACGTTGCACCCCTCCGACAACCGCGTCGAGTTGCAGCGCGCGAACGAAGCCTTGCGGCTCGCATCAGAAGGCCATCAGGTTGTCGTGGTGTCCTCCGGCGATCCCGGCGTCTTTGCGATGGCCTCTACCGTGTTCGAGGCGCTTGAGGACCGGCCGCAATGGCAGGGGCTTCCCATCCGCGTGTTACCTGGCGTGACGGCGATGTTGGCAGCCGCCGCGCGCGCCGGCGCACCGCTCGGACATGATTTTTGCGTGATCAATCTCTCCGACAATCTGAAGCCGTGGCCGGTGATCGAGAAGCGCCTGCGGCTCGCCGCCGAAGCTGATTTCGCGATCGCGATGTACAATCCGCGCTCGGCGAACCGGCCCGAGGGCTTTGGACACGCGCTGGACGTCCTGAGCGAGGCGGGGTGCGGCGAGCGCATTGTCATCTTTGCGCGGGCGGTCAGCACACCCGATGAGCGGATTGAGGCGCTCAGGCTATGCGAGGCGAAGCCCGAAATGGCCGACATGCGGACGCTCGTGATCGTCAGCAATTCGACGACGCGCCGGATCGGCCGCTGGGTCTATGCACCGAGGCAGGTACGATGA
- a CDS encoding precorrin-2 C(20)-methyltransferase, translated as MGRIICCGLGPGDPDLMSVRADREVRAAKHVAYFRKKGRPGQARRIVEGMLAADVSEYPMEYPVTTEIAFDSPEYVRLLTGFYDEWAERLTRLVRAVDVVVLCEGDPYFYGSFMHLHARLHGRVGIEVIAGIPGMAGCWNSVGRPIALGDDVTTVLMGTLAEDELERRMRNSDALVIMKTGRNLTKVRRALVSAGRLADAWLVERGTMPSERVARLIDIEEADCPYFAIVLVHGQGRRLVSVE; from the coding sequence ATGGGGCGTATCATCTGCTGCGGCCTCGGGCCAGGCGATCCGGATTTGATGAGCGTGCGTGCTGACCGTGAGGTGCGCGCGGCGAAGCACGTCGCCTATTTCCGCAAGAAGGGACGTCCCGGCCAGGCGCGGCGGATCGTCGAGGGGATGCTGGCGGCGGACGTCTCGGAATATCCAATGGAATATCCCGTCACGACCGAGATCGCCTTCGACAGTCCGGAGTATGTCCGTCTGCTCACCGGATTCTATGACGAATGGGCGGAGCGCCTGACGCGGCTTGTGCGGGCGGTCGACGTCGTCGTGCTCTGTGAGGGCGATCCCTACTTCTACGGTTCCTTCATGCACCTGCACGCGCGCTTGCACGGGCGGGTCGGGATCGAGGTGATCGCAGGCATCCCCGGAATGGCCGGCTGCTGGAACTCTGTCGGCCGGCCGATCGCGCTCGGCGACGACGTGACGACGGTTTTGATGGGCACGCTCGCGGAGGACGAGCTGGAGCGTCGGATGCGCAATTCCGACGCGCTCGTCATCATGAAGACCGGCCGCAATCTGACAAAAGTGCGCCGCGCGCTTGTGTCCGCCGGCCGACTGGCTGACGCGTGGCTGGTCGAGCGCGGGACCATGCCGAGTGAGCGTGTCGCTCGGCTGATCGATATCGAGGAAGCCGACTGTCCTTATTTCGCGATCGTGCTAGTCCACGGGCAGGGGCGACGCCTGGTGTCGGTCGAATGA
- a CDS encoding precorrin-8X methylmutase has protein sequence MQHIYETDGAAIYRQSFATIRTEADLGRFAPDEEPVVVRMIHAAGMVGLEAHIRFTPGMAAIARAALQKGAPILCDARMVSEGITRARLPAGNAVICTLSDPAVPALAQSMRNTRSAAALELWRPHLEGAIVAIGNAPSALFHLLNMLEDCDCPRPAAIIGCPVGFVGAAESKAALMADSPAPALTVEGRLGGSAITVAAVNALASRSE, from the coding sequence ATGCAGCACATCTACGAAACCGATGGCGCGGCGATCTACCGGCAATCCTTTGCCACCATCCGGACCGAGGCCGACCTCGGCCGGTTCGCGCCTGACGAGGAACCGGTGGTCGTGCGCATGATTCATGCTGCGGGCATGGTGGGTCTCGAGGCCCATATCCGCTTCACACCCGGCATGGCGGCGATCGCGCGCGCCGCGCTGCAGAAGGGCGCGCCCATTCTCTGCGACGCGCGCATGGTCTCGGAGGGAATCACGCGCGCGCGCCTGCCGGCCGGCAACGCCGTCATCTGCACGCTCAGCGACCCCGCCGTTCCCGCGCTCGCGCAGTCCATGCGCAATACGCGCTCGGCGGCCGCGCTCGAGCTGTGGCGGCCGCATCTTGAGGGCGCCATTGTCGCGATCGGTAATGCACCGTCCGCGCTGTTTCATCTGCTCAACATGCTGGAGGACTGTGATTGCCCAAGGCCGGCGGCGATCATTGGCTGCCCCGTCGGTTTCGTCGGCGCGGCTGAATCCAAGGCCGCATTGATGGCCGATTCACCCGCGCCGGCGCTGACGGTCGAGGGGCGCCTTGGCGGCTCCGCAATCACCGTTGCCGCCGTGAATGCGCTGGCAAGCCGGAGCGAATAG
- the cobG gene encoding precorrin-3B synthase, whose amino-acid sequence MSAIAIKGWCPGALRPMLSGDGLVVRVRPYGGRLDARQAAGIADLAERYGNGLIDLTSRANLQIRGVSDEGHPALLDGLAQFGLVDPDAETERRRNILVTPFWSAGDDTCSLATELEHALVHSSLDLPTKFGFAVDDGKERMFAAASADVRFERDPSGTLIVRADGAELGRSVARSEAVSVALSLAEWFLASGGARDGRGRMAAHVRAGARLPEGLRGDAEPAHGMAAPAPGLDPHGALIGAAFGQLSHSALRHLAGCAPALRTTPWRMMLAEGLHELPRTPDLITRADDPALRVIACSGAPRCREAHADTRGLAAALAPHVAAGARLHVSGCAKGCAHSGPASITLVGTGDGFDLVRDGSTRDRPVRRGLSGASLVKHPSILVGAC is encoded by the coding sequence ATGAGCGCGATCGCGATCAAGGGCTGGTGCCCGGGCGCGCTGCGGCCGATGCTGTCAGGCGACGGGCTGGTCGTGCGCGTTCGTCCGTATGGAGGGCGGCTTGATGCGAGGCAGGCGGCAGGAATAGCGGACCTCGCCGAACGTTACGGCAATGGTTTGATCGACCTCACCAGCCGCGCCAATCTTCAGATCCGTGGCGTCAGTGATGAAGGACATCCGGCTCTGCTCGACGGGCTCGCGCAGTTTGGATTGGTCGACCCCGATGCGGAGACCGAGAGACGGCGCAACATTCTGGTCACGCCGTTCTGGAGCGCTGGCGATGACACGTGTTCGCTTGCTACCGAACTTGAGCATGCGCTGGTCCATAGCTCTCTCGATCTTCCGACCAAGTTTGGCTTTGCAGTCGATGACGGGAAGGAGCGCATGTTCGCCGCGGCGTCGGCGGACGTGCGCTTCGAGCGCGATCCTTCGGGCACACTGATCGTGCGCGCCGATGGAGCCGAGTTAGGCCGCTCTGTTGCACGAAGCGAAGCGGTGAGCGTCGCACTCTCGCTCGCCGAATGGTTCCTGGCATCAGGCGGAGCCAGAGACGGGCGAGGGCGCATGGCGGCCCATGTCCGCGCCGGCGCGCGGCTGCCCGAAGGGTTGCGGGGGGATGCCGAGCCTGCACACGGCATGGCTGCACCGGCTCCGGGCCTCGATCCGCATGGCGCGTTGATCGGCGCGGCGTTCGGGCAACTATCCCATTCGGCGCTCCGCCATCTCGCCGGTTGCGCGCCGGCACTGCGCACGACGCCGTGGCGCATGATGCTGGCGGAGGGCCTACATGAGCTGCCCCGAACGCCGGATCTCATCACACGGGCCGACGATCCCGCGCTCCGTGTGATTGCGTGCAGCGGCGCGCCGCGCTGCCGTGAGGCGCACGCCGATACACGTGGGCTGGCGGCTGCGCTCGCGCCGCACGTTGCGGCTGGCGCGCGGCTTCACGTATCCGGCTGCGCCAAGGGCTGCGCCCATTCCGGCCCTGCGTCGATCACATTGGTTGGGACCGGTGACGGGTTTGATCTCGTTCGTGACGGTTCGACACGGGATAGGCCTGTCAGGCGCGGCCTGAGCGGCGCAAGCCTCGTCAAGCATCCCTCCATCCTGGTGGGAGCATGCTGA
- the cobN gene encoding cobaltochelatase subunit CobN: protein MHVVFRESRGLEETATPRDIGQDPADLVVLSFSDSDLAAFASGWRRGRASLPSLRLASLAELRHPLSVDTYVERTLSQARGILVRLIGGESYWSYGLTVLHQLARDRGIALAVLPADGRDDLRLDAFSTLPVSTLRRLKVLCDKGGPVAAQAAIAQLALASGLYAGPVVGAIDIPEIGFYDPARGVVAAPTSDGRPSALVTFYRSYLTAADTDPVDALIVALRKSFDAFGVFVTSLKAPGVADWLRAHFAQHAPAAIVNATAFSAVGEDGATPFDAASCPVFQIALSTARRDDWAESLRGLSPGDLAMHVVLPEVDGRLFAGVVSFKSASERDPYLQFAHLAHRADDERVGAVAARVAAWRQLADKPAGEKRLAIVLSNYPGRPHQIAHALGLDALASIEALLSDLGRAGFDVGMATSLGDVLMREQLTWSVAEYRVELSRLPRQLQDDLARAWGAPEDDPNCKSGELHFSAIRCGKAIIAVQPERGEVGHRDVDYHDLTRTPRHAYVAFYLWLRREAIDAVIHMGAHGTLEWLPGKSVALSSSCWPEALIGDRPVIYPFIVNDPGEAAQAKRRIGAVTIGHLPPPLAKAVVPEGLRRLERLLDEYSTADGLDPARRQRLIAAIRDEARAAGLEGDLGLAASAAPAEAIPRIDRFVCDLKESQFGDGLHVFGRGACGEAEKSALLDALAGRRVAPGPAGSPYRGRQDVLPTGRNLFAVDPRAVPTPAAHAQGIKFAEELLRRHLQDHGDWPRGLVVDLWGSSTMRTAGEDFAMALHLAGIAPRWDHGSGRVTGYDIIALAELGRPRIDVTLRVSGLFRDVFSGLAQLFEAAAEALAEREGEGEENPYCHRASRVFGPRPGQYGVGLASLPDVFTPQSREAVGEAWLSASSWAFSSDGAMKPDRAGIEAKLAAADAFVHTQDLPETDLLLAADYAAHEAGVAAAAARLGTSIPSLYHLDTTRPDQPRARELTEEISRVVRTRAANPEWIAGMKRHGFRGAAEIAATLEQMAAFAHLADAVPAHLFDLYYDATLGNDDVRGFMAYENPAALAAMETCFTRLHEASLWKTRRNSIAAALREAS, encoded by the coding sequence ATGCACGTCGTCTTCCGCGAGAGCCGCGGGCTGGAGGAGACCGCGACGCCACGGGACATCGGCCAGGATCCGGCCGATCTCGTGGTGCTTTCGTTTTCGGACAGCGATCTTGCCGCCTTCGCGTCGGGCTGGCGGCGAGGGCGGGCCAGCCTGCCGTCGCTGAGGCTCGCCAGTCTTGCCGAGCTGCGTCATCCGCTGTCGGTCGACACCTATGTCGAGCGAACGCTGTCGCAAGCACGCGGCATCCTCGTGCGCCTGATCGGCGGCGAGTCCTACTGGTCGTATGGGCTCACGGTGCTGCATCAGCTCGCCAGGGATCGCGGCATCGCGCTGGCCGTGCTGCCGGCGGACGGTCGTGACGATCTGCGACTGGACGCGTTCTCCACATTGCCGGTTTCGACGCTCCGGCGGCTCAAGGTGCTCTGCGACAAGGGGGGGCCGGTTGCGGCGCAGGCTGCGATCGCGCAGCTCGCGCTCGCATCCGGACTCTATGCGGGACCTGTTGTCGGGGCGATCGATATTCCCGAGATCGGGTTCTATGACCCCGCGCGTGGTGTCGTGGCTGCGCCGACCTCCGATGGGCGGCCCAGCGCGCTGGTTACGTTCTATCGGTCCTATCTTACGGCGGCCGACACGGATCCGGTCGACGCTCTGATCGTAGCGTTGCGGAAGAGCTTTGATGCCTTCGGCGTGTTCGTCACCTCGCTGAAGGCGCCGGGAGTTGCGGACTGGCTGCGTGCGCATTTCGCGCAGCACGCGCCGGCCGCCATCGTCAATGCGACTGCGTTTTCTGCGGTCGGCGAGGACGGCGCGACGCCGTTCGATGCTGCGTCGTGCCCCGTGTTTCAGATCGCGCTGTCCACGGCGCGGCGCGACGACTGGGCGGAGTCGCTACGCGGTCTCTCGCCGGGAGACCTCGCAATGCATGTGGTATTGCCCGAGGTTGACGGCCGGCTGTTCGCGGGCGTGGTGAGTTTCAAGTCGGCGAGCGAGCGCGATCCCTATCTGCAATTCGCCCATCTTGCGCATAGAGCCGACGACGAGCGCGTGGGCGCTGTTGCCGCGCGGGTCGCGGCCTGGCGACAACTTGCTGACAAGCCGGCCGGCGAGAAGCGGCTGGCAATCGTGCTCTCGAATTATCCGGGCCGTCCGCACCAGATCGCGCATGCGCTTGGGCTAGACGCGCTCGCCTCGATCGAAGCGTTGCTGTCCGATCTTGGTCGAGCTGGTTTTGATGTCGGGATGGCCACGTCGCTTGGCGATGTTCTGATGCGGGAGCAACTGACGTGGAGCGTCGCCGAATATCGCGTGGAGCTATCCCGTCTTCCACGCCAGTTGCAGGATGACCTCGCGCGCGCCTGGGGCGCGCCGGAAGATGATCCGAATTGCAAATCCGGCGAACTTCATTTCTCTGCTATTCGATGCGGTAAGGCCATCATCGCAGTCCAGCCGGAACGAGGTGAGGTTGGGCATCGTGATGTGGACTATCACGATCTCACACGCACGCCGCGCCACGCCTATGTTGCCTTCTATCTGTGGCTCCGGCGCGAGGCGATCGACGCTGTCATCCACATGGGCGCGCATGGCACGCTCGAATGGCTGCCCGGTAAGTCCGTTGCGCTGTCGTCCTCCTGCTGGCCGGAAGCGCTGATTGGCGACCGGCCCGTGATCTATCCTTTCATCGTCAACGATCCCGGCGAAGCGGCGCAGGCCAAGCGGCGGATCGGCGCCGTCACCATCGGGCATCTGCCGCCGCCGTTGGCGAAGGCCGTGGTGCCCGAGGGCCTACGCCGGCTCGAGCGACTGCTCGACGAATATTCGACGGCCGACGGCCTCGATCCCGCGCGCCGCCAGCGCCTGATTGCGGCAATCCGCGATGAGGCCCGGGCCGCAGGGCTTGAAGGCGATCTGGGCCTTGCCGCATCGGCCGCGCCGGCCGAGGCTATTCCGCGGATCGATCGCTTCGTCTGCGATCTCAAGGAAAGCCAGTTCGGCGACGGCCTGCATGTCTTCGGCCGCGGCGCTTGCGGCGAGGCGGAGAAGAGCGCGCTGCTTGATGCGCTCGCCGGCCGGCGCGTTGCGCCGGGGCCGGCGGGCTCGCCCTATCGCGGGCGTCAGGACGTATTGCCCACGGGACGCAACCTGTTTGCCGTCGATCCCCGCGCCGTGCCAACGCCGGCGGCGCATGCGCAAGGTATCAAGTTCGCGGAGGAATTGCTGCGCCGTCACCTTCAGGATCACGGTGACTGGCCGAGGGGGCTCGTCGTCGATCTCTGGGGCTCATCGACCATGCGCACGGCTGGCGAGGATTTTGCGATGGCCCTGCATCTTGCCGGCATCGCGCCGCGCTGGGATCACGGATCGGGCCGGGTGACCGGTTACGACATCATTGCGCTGGCCGAGCTTGGCAGGCCGCGCATCGACGTCACGCTTCGCGTGTCCGGGCTGTTTCGCGACGTGTTCTCCGGTCTCGCTCAATTGTTCGAGGCAGCAGCCGAAGCGCTCGCCGAGCGCGAAGGCGAAGGCGAGGAAAATCCCTATTGTCATCGCGCATCGCGCGTGTTCGGGCCGCGTCCCGGACAATATGGCGTCGGCTTGGCGTCGCTACCCGATGTCTTCACGCCGCAATCGCGGGAGGCAGTCGGCGAGGCGTGGTTGTCGGCATCGTCCTGGGCGTTTTCGTCCGATGGTGCGATGAAGCCCGACCGCGCAGGCATCGAGGCGAAGCTCGCTGCCGCCGACGCCTTCGTCCATACTCAGGACCTGCCTGAGACAGACCTGCTGCTCGCCGCGGACTATGCCGCCCATGAGGCGGGTGTCGCGGCCGCAGCGGCGCGATTGGGCACGAGCATCCCCTCGCTCTATCACCTCGACACCACGCGGCCCGATCAACCACGCGCCCGCGAGCTGACGGAGGAAATTTCACGCGTGGTCCGCACGCGTGCTGCAAATCCTGAGTGGATCGCCGGGATGAAGCGGCACGGCTTTCGCGGCGCGGCGGAAATCGCCGCGACGCTGGAGCAGATGGCCGCCTTCGCTCATCTTGCGGATGCCGTGCCGGCGCATCTGTTCGATCTCTACTACGACGCAACGCTCGGCAATGACGACGTCCGCGGCTTCATGGCCTACGAAAATCCCGCGGCGCTCGCTGCAATGGAAACCTGCTTTACCCGATTGCATGAGGCCTCGCTGTGGAAGACGCGCCGCAATTCGATTGCGGCGGCGCTGCGAGAGGCCTCATGA
- the cobW gene encoding cobalamin biosynthesis protein CobW, with protein MNSLAKVPVTVVTGFLGSGKTTLIQHLITNANGKKLAVLVNEFGSEGVDGDILKSCADANCPAENIVELANGCICCTVADDFIPAMEQLLARNVKPDHILIETSGLALPKPLLKAFDWPEIRSRITVDGVIALADAEAVAAGRFAPDPDAVEAQRAADDNLDHETPLSEVFEDQIACADIVLLTKADLAGSVGLEAARAAIEAEMPRRVPMLPVVDGAVDARVILGLEAAAEDDLAARPSHHDGEHEHNDFTSVVIELPEVTDVDALIASIQRLAREQNVLRAKGYVAVEGKPMRLLLQSVGERVRHQFDRPWGAKPRQSKLVVIGEHGDIDEAAIRTGLGI; from the coding sequence ATGAACTCGCTCGCAAAAGTCCCCGTCACGGTCGTCACCGGCTTTCTTGGATCGGGCAAGACGACGCTGATCCAGCATTTGATCACCAATGCCAATGGAAAGAAGCTTGCCGTGCTCGTCAACGAGTTTGGCAGCGAAGGCGTGGATGGGGACATCCTGAAATCTTGCGCCGATGCCAATTGTCCGGCCGAAAACATCGTCGAGCTTGCCAATGGCTGCATCTGCTGCACCGTGGCCGACGATTTCATTCCGGCCATGGAGCAATTGCTCGCACGCAACGTGAAGCCCGACCATATCCTGATCGAGACATCTGGATTGGCCCTGCCGAAGCCCTTGCTCAAGGCATTCGACTGGCCGGAGATTCGTTCCCGGATCACGGTTGACGGCGTGATCGCGCTGGCCGATGCGGAGGCCGTCGCGGCCGGTCGCTTCGCGCCGGATCCGGATGCGGTGGAAGCGCAGCGTGCGGCCGACGACAATCTCGATCACGAGACGCCGCTGTCAGAAGTGTTCGAGGACCAGATCGCCTGCGCCGACATCGTGCTGTTGACCAAGGCGGACCTTGCCGGATCGGTAGGGCTTGAAGCAGCGCGGGCTGCGATCGAAGCCGAGATGCCACGCCGCGTGCCGATGCTGCCCGTCGTGGACGGCGCGGTCGATGCGCGCGTGATCCTGGGTCTTGAAGCGGCGGCGGAAGATGATCTCGCCGCGCGCCCGTCGCATCATGACGGCGAGCACGAGCACAATGACTTTACCTCTGTCGTCATCGAGCTTCCGGAAGTCACCGATGTCGATGCGCTCATCGCATCGATCCAGCGGTTGGCGCGCGAGCAGAATGTGCTGCGCGCCAAGGGCTATGTCGCCGTTGAAGGCAAGCCGATGCGGCTCTTGCTGCAATCGGTCGGCGAGCGCGTGCGGCATCAGTTCGACAGGCCCTGGGGCGCTAAGCCACGACAGTCAAAGCTGGTCGTGATCGGTGAGCACGGCGATATCGATGAGGCCGCGATCAGGACAGGACTTGGCATCTGA
- a CDS encoding DUF1636 domain-containing protein, translating to MTVTLHVCITCRAGQTLGEGETTPGKRLHAAILEAGVPDGVGVVPVECLSACSQGCSVALSAPGRWCYVYGRLSETNARDVIAGASAYAAASDGIVPWRSRPEIFRKQSLARIPPIAVVPEAAE from the coding sequence ATGACTGTCACACTTCACGTCTGCATCACCTGCCGTGCCGGCCAGACGCTCGGCGAGGGCGAGACCACGCCCGGCAAGCGCCTGCATGCCGCCATTCTCGAGGCCGGTGTGCCTGATGGCGTCGGTGTGGTTCCGGTCGAATGCCTGTCCGCGTGCAGTCAGGGCTGCTCGGTCGCGCTCAGCGCGCCGGGACGGTGGTGCTATGTCTACGGCCGTCTGTCGGAAACCAATGCGCGCGATGTGATCGCCGGCGCGTCAGCCTATGCGGCTGCGTCCGACGGCATCGTGCCGTGGCGCAGCCGTCCGGAGATCTTTCGCAAGCAATCGCTCGCCCGCATTCCACCTATTGCCGTCGTGCCGGAGGCCGCCGAATGA
- the cobO gene encoding cob(I)yrinic acid a,c-diamide adenosyltransferase has protein sequence MAKKKVARDKIMATKSGEKGLIIVHTGAGKGKSSSAFGMIVRCVAHGFPCAVVQFIKGAWDTGERRLLTGHFGDLCQFHAMGEGFTWETQDRARDIAAAKAGWDKAKQLILDSRLRMVVLDEINIALRYDYLDIAEVVDFLKTSKPPMTHVVLTGRNAKEELIEIADLVTEMTLVKHPFRSGVKAQPGVEF, from the coding sequence ATGGCGAAGAAAAAGGTCGCGCGCGACAAGATCATGGCGACCAAGAGCGGCGAAAAGGGACTGATCATCGTCCACACCGGTGCGGGAAAGGGAAAATCGTCCTCCGCCTTCGGCATGATCGTCCGCTGTGTCGCGCATGGCTTTCCCTGTGCGGTCGTGCAGTTCATCAAGGGCGCCTGGGATACCGGCGAGCGACGCCTGCTCACCGGGCATTTCGGCGATCTCTGCCAGTTCCATGCGATGGGAGAAGGCTTTACCTGGGAAACCCAGGACCGCGCCCGCGATATCGCCGCCGCAAAGGCAGGCTGGGACAAGGCGAAGCAACTGATCCTGGATTCCCGCTTGCGCATGGTCGTGCTCGACGAGATCAACATCGCGCTTCGATATGACTACCTGGACATAGCTGAGGTCGTCGACTTCCTGAAGACCTCGAAGCCGCCGATGACGCATGTCGTTCTCACCGGACGCAATGCCAAGGAGGAGTTGATCGAGATCGCCGATCTCGTCACCGAGATGACGCTGGTGAAACATCCGTTCCGTTCTGGCGTCAAGGCCCAGCCGGGCGTCGAGTTCTAA